From Catharus ustulatus isolate bCatUst1 chromosome 6, bCatUst1.pri.v2, whole genome shotgun sequence, a single genomic window includes:
- the LOC116998388 gene encoding alpha-1-antitrypsin-like: protein MKSALYLCLLFLGLQVQGQQQEQIHPSPEEKSQADVENLPHVKLAPSNADFAFKLYKQIRGELGDKNIFFSPLSISTAFAMLSLGARSSTLRDLHKGLAFNLTQMEEQEIHEGFQHILQMLNDPHREAQLNMGNTLFVDKKVELLQNFLDRVTNFYFAEAISSNFQNPPEAIKEINKYVETKTHGKIVDLVKSIDPETVMVLINYIYFKGAWERPFDESSTRDSDFFLDAKNSVKVKMMYEEDYFNVHRDEKLSCWVVEIPYKGNVTSFFVLPDEGAMKEVEDALLKETVSEWLRSFKKSEIYLDLPRFSVSSSFDVKSLLEKMGVTEVFSNRADLSGVAKNHLLKVSEAIHKATVDVRENGTEAAAVTLMRIMPMSLPFPPPPRITFNRPFLMMIIDKNTDGLLFLGKIVNPTAKED from the exons ATGAAATCTGCattgtatttgtgtttgttgtttCTTGGACTTCAAGTCCAGGGTCAACAGCAGGAACAAATACATCCCTCCCCAGAAGAAAAGTCCCAGGCTGATGTTGAAAACTTGCCTCATGTCAAGCTAGCTCCCAGCAATGCTGACTTTGCATTTAAGCTTTACAAGCAGATCAGAGGTGAGCTGGGCGAcaagaacattttcttctctcctttgaGTATCTCCACTGCCTTTGCAATGCTCAGCCTGGGAGCCAGATCAAGCACACTCAGAGATCTGCACAAAGGCCTTGCCTTCAACCTGACACagatggaggagcaggagattCATGAGGGATTTCAGCACATCCTCCAGATGCTGAATGACCCTCACCGAGAAGCCCAACTGAACATGGGCAATACCCTGTTCGTAGATAAAAAAGTGGAATTGCTTCAAAACTTTTTGGATCGCGTCacaaacttttattttgctgaagCCATTTCTAGCAACTTCCAGAATCCTCCAGAGGCTATAAAGGAAATCAATAAGTATGTGGAAACCAAAACACATGGCAAAATTGTTGATTTAGTCAAGAGTATTGATCCAGAAACTGTGATGGTGCTCATTAACTACATTTACTTTAAAG gtgCCTGGGAAAGACCTTTCGACGAATCCAGCACGAGAGATAGTGACTTCTTTTTGGATGCCAAAAATTCTGTTAAGGTCAAAATGATGTATGAAGAGGACTACTTTAATGTTCACAGGGATGAGAAGTTGTCTTGCTGGGTAGTAGAAATCCCATACAAAGGAAATGTTACTTCATTTTTTGTTCTGCCTGATGAAGGGGCAATGAAAGAGGTGGAAGATGCTCTGCTAAAAGAAACAGTGTCTGAGTGGTTGagatcatttaaaaaaag tgagatCTACTTGGACCTTCCAAGATTCTCTGTCTCCAGCTCCTTTGATGTTAAGAGCCTGTTAGAGAAAATGGGTGTGACAGAGGTGTTCAGTAATCGGGCTGATCTCTCTGGAGTGGCAAAAAATCATCTTCTGAAGGTTTCCGAA GCAATTCACAAGGCCACTGTGGATGTGAGAGAGAATggcacagaggctgctgcagtgaCTCTGATGCGAATAATGCCAATGAGCCTaccatttcctcctcctcctcgcatCACCTTCAACAGGCCCTTCCTGATGATGATTATTGACAAAAACACCGATGGCTTGCTCTTCCTCGGGAAAATTGTGAACCCAACTGCCAAGGAAGACTAG
- the LOC116998387 gene encoding alpha-1-antitrypsin-like, with the protein MKSALYLCLLFLGLQVQGQQQEQIHPSPEEKSQADVENLPHVKLAPSNADFAFKLYKQIRGELGDKNIFFSPLSISTAFAMLSLGARSSTLRDLHKGLAFNLTQMEEQEIHEGFQHILQMLNDPHREAQLNMGNTLFVDKKVELLQNFLDRVTNFYFAEAISSNFQNPPEAIKEINKYVETKTHGKIVDLVKSIDPETVMVLINYIYFKGAWERPFDEFSTRDGDFFLDAKNSVKVKMMHQNDHFNVHRDEKLSCWVVEIPYKGNVTSFFVLPDEGAMKEVEEALLKETVSDWLRSFKKRKIYLDLPRFSVSSSFDVKSLLEKMGVTEVFSNRADLSGVAKNHLLKVSEAIHKATVDVRENGTEAAAVTLIRIVGMSLQLPPPPRITFNRPFLMMIIDKNTDGLLFLGKIVNPTAKED; encoded by the exons ATGAAATCTGCattgtatttgtgtttgttgtttCTTGGACTTCAAGTCCAGGGTCAACAGCAGGAACAAATACATCCCTCCCCAGAAGAAAAGTCCCAGGCTGATGTTGAAAACTTGCCTCATGTCAAGCTAGCTCCCAGCAATGCTGACTTTGCATTTAAGCTTTACAAGCAGATCAGAGGTGAGCTGGGCGAcaagaacattttcttctctcctttgaGTATCTCCACTGCCTTTGCAATGCTCAGCCTGGGAGCCAGATCAAGCACACTCAGAGATCTGCACAAAGGCCTTGCCTTCAACCTGACACagatggaggagcaggagattCATGAGGGATTTCAGCACATCCTCCAGATGCTGAATGACCCTCACCGAGAAGCCCAACTGAACATGGGCAATACCCTGTTCGTAGATAAAAAAGTGGAATTGCTTCAAAACTTTTTGGATCGCGTCacaaacttttattttgctgaagCCATTTCTAGCAACTTCCAGAATCCTCCAGAGGCTATAAAGGAAATCAATAAGTATGTGGAAACCAAAACACATGGCAAAATTGTTGATTTAGTCAAGAGTATTGATCCAGAAACCGTGATGGTGCTCATTAACTACATTTACTTTAAAG gtgCCTGGGAAAGACCTTTCGATGAATTCAGTACGAGAGATGGTGACTTCTTTTTGGATGCCAAGAATTCTGTTAAGGTCAAAATGATGCATCAAAATGACCACTTTAATGTTCACAGGGATGAGAAGTTGTCTTGCTGGGTAGTAGAAATCCCATACAAAGGAAATGTTACTTCATTTTTTGTTCTGCCTGATGAAGGGGCAATGAAAGAGGTGGAAGAAGCTCTGCTAAAAGAAACAGTGTCTGACTGGTTGagatcatttaaaaaaag aaagatctACTTGGACCTTCCAAGATTCTCTGTCTCCAGCTCCTTTGATGTTAAGAGCCTGTTAGAGAAAATGGGTGTGACAGAGGTGTTCAGTAATCGGGCTGATCTCTCTGGAGTGGCAAAAAATCATCTTCTGAAGGTTTCCGAA GCAATTCACAAGGCCACGGTGGATGTGAGAGAGAATggcacagaggctgctgcagtgaCTCTGATACGAATAGTGGGAATGAGCCTACaacttcctcctcctcctcgcatCACCTTCAACAGGCCCTTCCTGATGATGATTATTGACAAAAACACCGATGGCTTGCTCTTCCTCGGGAAAATTGTGAACCCAACTGCCAAGGAAGACTAG